In Paenibacillus algicola, a genomic segment contains:
- the pknB gene encoding Stk1 family PASTA domain-containing Ser/Thr kinase, whose amino-acid sequence MIGHELAGRYKVIERIGGGGMALVYKAQDILLNRHVAIKVLRQQFVHDEEFIRRFRREAQSAASLSHPNVVSIYDVGQEDDVHYIVMECIDGNNLNEIIKERAPLQVDEAVRIASQICDALEHAHQNQIIHRDIKPHNILIGRNGRVKVTDFGIARAVTSTTITQTGSVVGSVHYFSPEHAKGVATGEKSDLYSLGIVLYQMLTGRLPFLGESPISVALKHLQEEFEEPKEVNALIPQSVENVILKSMRKNPQERYQSAEEMLQDLETCLLPARRNEPKIQFHDDADQTIVMPALKSMQPAGAAEAYPGPENYTGPPAPNASSGDVEDDGVRKEMVSERKSGKQSKKKPALIVGLSLLFLAIIAGLVLFVNQMLEVKDVTVPGVITMAEAEAVRTLEEAGLVVNPEVLREYKEGVEAGIVLKQSRAEGTVVKEGASVQLTVGEEKPLSVMPSLSGRTLDEAMELLAEQKVDKDAITVREENSDSAAAGEILSQSPDSGVEFDPDEANVMLVVSKGKAEVEMTDLTTMTRSEAENEIKRLGLKVGTVKDEPSFTAERGTVLSQWPWDAGAMATPGTEQNIVVSSGYPSDALNYTFKVPVAPSALGESSRIRIVYSDARGDSAEAIERDVNATEIIPVELVLAPGKDGTVTIYRDGRSLDTYVVAYNDAKNGTVPEPEVEPPLPIVPEVPAVTEPENGDGSAEGTGGTGAEGNGNTETPGEAKGKDKDKNEDKKKDPKDEDEDEDDD is encoded by the coding sequence ATGATCGGACATGAATTGGCTGGTCGTTACAAGGTGATTGAGCGGATTGGCGGGGGTGGCATGGCTTTGGTCTACAAAGCCCAGGATATCCTGCTTAATCGTCATGTAGCGATCAAGGTGCTGCGCCAGCAGTTTGTGCATGATGAGGAGTTTATCCGCCGTTTTCGGCGGGAGGCCCAGTCTGCGGCGTCATTGTCACATCCAAATGTGGTAAGCATTTATGATGTGGGCCAAGAGGACGATGTGCATTACATCGTAATGGAATGTATCGACGGCAATAATTTAAATGAGATTATTAAAGAGCGGGCTCCGCTTCAAGTGGACGAGGCTGTACGCATTGCGTCGCAGATCTGCGACGCACTAGAGCATGCGCACCAGAACCAGATCATTCATCGGGATATCAAGCCCCATAATATATTGATCGGCCGCAACGGCCGGGTGAAGGTAACGGATTTCGGGATTGCCCGGGCTGTAACCTCTACGACGATTACGCAGACCGGCTCGGTAGTCGGCTCGGTGCATTACTTCTCGCCCGAGCATGCGAAAGGGGTTGCGACAGGAGAGAAGTCGGATTTGTACTCTCTGGGCATCGTTTTATACCAAATGCTGACCGGCCGTCTTCCGTTTCTGGGTGAGAGTCCGATCAGTGTAGCGCTGAAGCATCTGCAAGAGGAATTTGAGGAGCCCAAAGAGGTTAATGCTTTAATCCCGCAAAGCGTGGAGAATGTCATCCTCAAGTCCATGCGAAAAAACCCTCAGGAGCGTTATCAGTCTGCGGAAGAGATGCTGCAGGATCTGGAAACATGCCTGCTTCCGGCAAGACGCAATGAACCAAAGATTCAATTTCATGATGATGCCGATCAGACGATTGTAATGCCTGCGCTGAAGAGCATGCAGCCGGCAGGGGCAGCCGAGGCTTATCCCGGACCGGAGAATTACACCGGCCCCCCGGCGCCTAATGCATCGTCAGGGGATGTGGAGGATGACGGAGTGCGCAAGGAAATGGTCAGTGAGCGTAAGAGTGGCAAGCAGAGCAAGAAGAAGCCTGCCCTGATCGTGGGATTAAGTCTTTTGTTCCTGGCTATTATTGCAGGGCTCGTCCTCTTTGTGAATCAAATGCTGGAGGTCAAGGATGTGACCGTTCCGGGTGTAATTACGATGGCGGAGGCGGAGGCGGTCCGGACGCTGGAAGAGGCGGGACTTGTCGTAAATCCGGAAGTGCTTCGGGAGTATAAAGAAGGTGTAGAAGCCGGAATCGTGTTGAAGCAGAGCCGGGCAGAAGGTACAGTGGTGAAGGAAGGCGCAAGCGTCCAGCTCACGGTAGGTGAAGAGAAGCCGCTCAGTGTGATGCCTAGCCTGTCTGGAAGAACGCTGGATGAAGCGATGGAGCTGTTGGCAGAGCAGAAGGTGGATAAGGACGCAATCACTGTCCGCGAAGAGAACAGTGACAGCGCAGCGGCAGGTGAGATCCTTTCCCAGTCACCGGATAGTGGTGTTGAATTTGATCCGGATGAAGCCAATGTGATGCTTGTTGTCAGCAAGGGGAAAGCGGAAGTGGAAATGACGGATCTGACGACGATGACCCGCAGTGAAGCGGAGAACGAGATCAAGCGGCTCGGGCTCAAGGTGGGCACCGTAAAGGATGAGCCAAGCTTTACGGCAGAACGCGGAACGGTGCTGTCTCAATGGCCTTGGGACGCCGGGGCGATGGCTACACCGGGTACAGAGCAGAATATTGTCGTTAGTTCTGGGTATCCTTCCGATGCGCTGAACTATACCTTCAAGGTGCCGGTTGCGCCGTCAGCTTTAGGAGAATCCAGCCGCATCCGGATCGTATATTCAGACGCCCGGGGAGATAGTGCGGAAGCGATCGAGCGGGATGTCAATGCGACCGAGATTATTCCGGTGGAGCTGGTGCTTGCTCCCGGCAAGGATGGGACGGTAACCATTTACCGGGACGGACGCTCGCTGGATACGTATGTCGTAGCCTATAATGACGCCAAGAACGGCACGGTTCCTGAGCCTGAGGTGGAGCCGCCGCTGCCGATCGTGCCGGAGGTTCCGGCCGTTACAGAGCCCGAGAACGGCGATGGAAGTGCTGAAGGTACCGGCGGTACAGGTGCCGAAGGAAACGGCAATACAGAAACGCCGGGTGAAGCCAAGGGTAAAGATAAAGATAAGAACGAAGATAAGAAAAAAGATCCCAAAGATGAAGATGAAGATGAAGATGACGATTAA
- the rsgA gene encoding ribosome small subunit-dependent GTPase A, whose protein sequence is MQEGLIVKALSGYYYVKPLRDGKVSGEETAIQCRARGIFKKRGESPLVGDRVMYSLTENGEGTVDEILPRSSQLIRPPVANAGLAVLLFSVKEPDMNLLLLDKFLVHIEHAGLDAIILITKQDLAGQGDATAARVQELYESVGYEVFITSSIEGIGTEKVKERLAGEISVFSGQSGVGKSSLLNAIKPGLTLETSEISMRLGRGRHTTRHVELIELDNGGFVADTPGFSQLDFLELGVEELSVCFREFASYASQCKFRGCSHTHEPGCRVLVAKESGDIADSRYRHYLEFLEEMKDKKRRY, encoded by the coding sequence ATGCAGGAAGGCCTGATTGTCAAGGCGCTTAGCGGGTACTATTATGTCAAGCCCCTTCGAGACGGCAAGGTGTCCGGTGAGGAGACGGCGATTCAATGCCGAGCCCGCGGCATCTTCAAAAAGAGAGGCGAATCCCCCCTTGTCGGGGATCGTGTCATGTACTCACTCACGGAGAATGGAGAGGGGACCGTGGATGAAATTCTTCCACGGTCTTCCCAATTAATCCGTCCTCCGGTAGCCAATGCAGGCCTTGCCGTTCTGCTGTTCTCCGTCAAGGAGCCGGATATGAATCTGCTGCTTCTGGACAAGTTCCTTGTACATATTGAGCATGCGGGACTGGATGCCATTATTCTGATCACAAAGCAGGACTTGGCGGGTCAGGGAGATGCAACGGCAGCCAGAGTTCAGGAGCTTTATGAATCAGTCGGCTATGAGGTGTTTATTACCAGCTCCATAGAAGGCATCGGCACGGAGAAGGTCAAGGAGCGGCTGGCGGGAGAGATCAGTGTATTCTCCGGTCAGTCCGGTGTCGGGAAATCCTCACTGCTGAATGCCATCAAGCCGGGATTAACGCTTGAGACGAGCGAAATCAGTATGCGCCTGGGCAGAGGACGGCACACCACCCGGCATGTGGAGCTGATAGAGCTGGACAACGGCGGTTTTGTTGCCGACACTCCGGGCTTCAGCCAGCTGGACTTTCTGGAGCTGGGCGTCGAAGAGCTGTCCGTGTGCTTCCGGGAATTTGCTTCTTATGCGTCACAATGCAAGTTCCGGGGCTGCAGCCATACGCATGAGCCGGGCTGCCGGGTGCTTGTCGCCAAGGAAAGCGGTGACATTGCAGATAGCCGGTACCGTCACTACCTGGAGTTTCTGGAAGAGATGAAAGACAAGAAGCGGAGGTATTAG
- the rpe gene encoding ribulose-phosphate 3-epimerase translates to MIIAPSILSADFAKLGEEIAEVGAAGADWIHVDVMDGHFVPNLTLGAPIVQAIRPHTKLPLDVHLMIERPENYIADFAKAGADYITVHAEACPHLHRVVHLIKEHGVKAGVAINPGTPAAVIQEVLADLDLVLVMTVNPGFGGQQFIHQTVRKIEQLRSWISQGPNPSIHIEVDGGITAETAPLVTSAGADVLVAGSAVYGASDRAAAIRRIRESVQG, encoded by the coding sequence ATGATTATAGCACCATCCATTTTGTCTGCGGATTTTGCGAAGCTGGGTGAGGAAATTGCAGAGGTCGGCGCTGCCGGAGCGGACTGGATCCATGTCGATGTCATGGACGGGCATTTTGTGCCCAATTTGACACTGGGCGCACCGATTGTGCAGGCCATACGGCCCCACACTAAGCTGCCGCTGGACGTACATCTTATGATTGAGCGTCCCGAGAATTATATTGCGGACTTCGCCAAGGCAGGAGCTGATTACATTACAGTTCACGCCGAAGCGTGTCCTCATCTGCACCGGGTCGTCCACCTGATTAAAGAGCATGGTGTGAAGGCAGGGGTTGCCATCAATCCCGGGACACCGGCTGCCGTAATACAGGAGGTGCTGGCCGATCTCGATCTGGTGCTGGTCATGACCGTGAATCCTGGATTTGGAGGTCAACAGTTCATCCATCAGACCGTTCGCAAAATAGAGCAGCTGCGCAGCTGGATCTCCCAAGGGCCGAATCCTTCCATCCACATTGAAGTAGATGGCGGAATTACAGCGGAAACGGCGCCGCTTGTGACCTCTGCCGGCGCTGATGTGCTGGTAGCTGGCAGTGCCGTATATGGAGCCAGCGACCGGGCTGCTGCTATTCGCAGAATTCGGGAAAGTGTACAAGGCTGA
- the spoVM gene encoding stage V sporulation protein SpoVM, translated as MKFYTFKLPKFLGGFVKAILNTFHKG; from the coding sequence ATGAAATTCTACACGTTCAAGCTGCCGAAGTTTTTGGGAGGTTTCGTAAAGGCCATATTAAACACATTTCATAAGGGCTGA
- the rpmB gene encoding 50S ribosomal protein L28, with protein sequence MSRKCYVTGKKPSSGNHVSHANNHNKRSWGVNVQKVRILVDGKPKRVYVSTRALKSGKVTRV encoded by the coding sequence ATGTCTCGCAAATGCTATGTAACTGGTAAGAAACCAAGCAGCGGCAACCACGTTTCTCACGCCAACAACCACAACAAACGTTCTTGGGGTGTCAACGTTCAGAAGGTTCGTATTCTCGTAGACGGCAAGCCAAAACGCGTATACGTGAGCACTCGTGCTCTGAAATCCGGTAAAGTAACTCGCGTATAA
- a CDS encoding DAK2 domain-containing protein — protein sequence MSKRSLNGTEFTAMVLAGAEQLQLHAEHVNALNVFPVPDGDTGTNMNLTMTAGVNELKQKYSASIGQSAGVLSKGLLMGARGNSGVILSQLFRGFSRYAAPFDELNSTQFAAALQTGVEAAYKAVVKPVEGTILTVAKEAAKHAVYFSRRSSDIIEVMEQVLAKAKEALAQTPELLPVLKQVGVVDSGGQGLVYIYEGFLKALNEGASAEAKTPGSEPVMPKISASPALTSQPAVTPAPAPSSAQSKISTEDIEFLYDMEFFINRQLGGAPAAEFHEDRFRQSLAVNGDSIIVIADDETIKVHVHSKAPGEVLNLALRYGEITQIHILNMREQHRDLLTTGMDIAPMPELFADIPAEKKSPEDPAAPPADELAPFGFIAVSSGEGISSIFKSLGVDVVLSGGQTMNPSTEDFVNAIATISAQHIFILPNNSNIVLAAQQARELLEGERSVTVIPSKTIPQGIAAAFEFQEEESTESNTESMLEAVSRVQSGQVTYAVRDTTIDELEIKAGEYIGIQNSKIVAAAADLKTACQQLLGKMLQSGDEIITLLTGEDATEEITEGIARWLEEEYPDAEVEIHYGGQPIYAYLFSVEA from the coding sequence TTGAGCAAGCGTTCTTTGAATGGAACAGAATTTACCGCGATGGTGCTCGCCGGAGCGGAACAGCTCCAGCTGCATGCGGAGCATGTTAACGCCCTGAACGTGTTTCCGGTGCCAGACGGTGATACGGGAACCAATATGAACTTAACGATGACGGCCGGCGTCAATGAGCTGAAGCAGAAATATTCGGCGTCGATTGGTCAGAGTGCAGGCGTCCTTTCCAAGGGCCTGCTCATGGGTGCACGCGGCAACTCCGGGGTGATCCTGTCCCAGCTGTTCCGCGGCTTCAGCCGCTATGCCGCCCCGTTTGATGAGCTGAACAGCACCCAGTTTGCAGCTGCGCTGCAAACCGGTGTAGAGGCTGCTTACAAGGCTGTTGTCAAGCCGGTAGAGGGCACGATTCTCACCGTGGCGAAGGAAGCGGCCAAGCATGCCGTTTATTTCTCACGCCGCAGCAGTGATATTATTGAGGTGATGGAGCAGGTGCTTGCCAAGGCGAAGGAAGCGCTCGCCCAGACACCGGAGCTGCTGCCCGTATTGAAGCAGGTTGGCGTTGTGGACTCTGGCGGTCAGGGCCTCGTGTACATCTACGAGGGCTTCTTGAAGGCCTTGAATGAAGGGGCGTCGGCGGAGGCGAAGACACCAGGCTCAGAGCCGGTTATGCCCAAAATTTCAGCCAGCCCGGCGCTGACGTCACAGCCAGCTGTAACTCCTGCGCCTGCCCCTTCGTCAGCGCAGTCCAAAATTTCAACCGAAGACATTGAGTTTCTGTACGATATGGAATTTTTCATTAACCGTCAGCTCGGCGGAGCTCCGGCTGCAGAATTCCATGAGGACCGATTCCGGCAGTCACTGGCCGTCAACGGAGATTCGATTATTGTCATTGCAGATGACGAGACGATTAAAGTGCATGTGCACTCCAAAGCGCCCGGTGAGGTGCTGAACCTTGCGCTGCGTTACGGAGAAATCACACAGATTCATATTCTGAATATGCGGGAGCAGCACCGCGATCTCTTGACTACAGGCATGGATATTGCGCCGATGCCAGAGCTGTTCGCGGATATTCCGGCCGAGAAGAAATCACCAGAGGATCCGGCAGCCCCGCCGGCAGACGAGCTTGCGCCTTTCGGATTTATCGCCGTATCCTCAGGCGAAGGAATATCGAGCATTTTCAAGAGCCTTGGTGTGGATGTCGTGCTGTCCGGCGGACAGACGATGAATCCGAGCACAGAGGATTTCGTCAATGCCATTGCCACCATTTCGGCACAGCATATCTTTATTCTGCCGAACAATTCTAACATTGTGCTGGCTGCCCAGCAGGCACGGGAGCTGCTGGAGGGTGAGCGCAGCGTCACTGTCATTCCGAGCAAGACGATTCCGCAGGGGATTGCGGCTGCTTTTGAATTCCAGGAAGAAGAGAGCACCGAAAGTAATACGGAGAGCATGCTGGAGGCGGTATCGCGCGTCCAATCCGGACAAGTTACTTATGCGGTGCGGGATACAACGATTGACGAGCTGGAGATCAAGGCTGGTGAATATATCGGCATCCAGAACTCCAAGATTGTTGCTGCCGCTGCAGACCTGAAGACGGCCTGTCAGCAGCTGCTTGGCAAGATGCTTCAATCCGGAGACGAGATCATTACCCTGCTGACTGGTGAGGACGCAACAGAGGAGATTACTGAAGGCATTGCCCGCTGGCTCGAAGAGGAGTATCCGGATGCTGAGGTTGAGATCCACTACGGTGGACAGCCCATTTATGCATATTTGTTCTCTGTGGAAGCGTAA
- a CDS encoding DegV family protein, producing MSRTVIVTDSTSDIPAALIEQHGIVVVPLRVLFGNESYSDGTEITASQFYKRLVESPQLPTTSQPSPADFVAAYERIFEQHPGCYILSMHLSSALSGTYQAARLATDLMEGDHEERVQVWDSKSASYGFGMFVVHAAKLAAEGKSLEEIVASTEELRSKRALYFLVDTLEYLQKGGRIGKASAVVGTLLNIKPILSIDAEGVIYSVDKVRGRKKATARMIQLFQQDLSGVTKIKVAVGTTADPASVQDFLEQLSSVFTIEETLFSDIGAVVGTHVGPGTIAAYIWPA from the coding sequence ATGAGTAGAACCGTGATTGTCACGGACAGCACCTCGGATATACCCGCAGCACTGATTGAGCAGCATGGCATTGTCGTCGTTCCGCTGAGGGTATTGTTTGGAAATGAATCCTATTCGGACGGAACAGAAATTACGGCATCCCAGTTCTACAAGAGGTTGGTAGAATCCCCGCAGCTGCCGACAACGTCACAGCCGTCACCGGCGGATTTTGTAGCGGCGTATGAGCGTATTTTTGAGCAGCACCCTGGCTGCTATATCCTGTCCATGCATCTGTCCTCGGCGCTTAGCGGTACCTATCAGGCAGCCCGCCTTGCCACAGATCTCATGGAAGGCGATCATGAGGAACGAGTTCAGGTATGGGATTCGAAATCTGCTTCATACGGCTTTGGTATGTTCGTTGTGCATGCCGCGAAGCTGGCCGCGGAAGGAAAGTCTCTGGAGGAGATTGTAGCTTCCACGGAGGAGCTGCGGAGCAAGCGGGCATTGTACTTCCTGGTGGATACACTGGAATATTTGCAAAAAGGCGGCCGGATCGGCAAAGCCTCGGCAGTGGTAGGGACCTTGCTGAATATCAAGCCGATTCTATCTATTGATGCGGAGGGTGTTATTTACTCTGTTGACAAGGTAAGAGGACGCAAAAAAGCAACGGCGCGGATGATCCAGCTGTTTCAGCAGGATTTATCCGGTGTTACAAAGATTAAGGTAGCGGTGGGGACCACGGCAGATCCTGCTTCGGTTCAGGACTTTCTGGAGCAGCTCTCATCTGTGTTCACGATTGAGGAGACGTTGTTCTCTGATATTGGAGCGGTTGTCGGCACGCATGTCGGTCCCGGAACCATCGCCGCGTATATCTGGCCGGCTTGA
- the recG gene encoding ATP-dependent DNA helicase RecG — protein MSLDLDQISVRKINGVSALKEGELHAFGVSTVKELLEYYPFRYEDYRLRSLSEVKDGERVTIQAKIAGAPVLQRYGGKSRLTCKMLAENWMFSATWFNRHFLKEQLTAGREIVLTGKWDQRRLQLTVSESDFPDKGISRSGTLQPVYSIGGKITQAWIRKTMNQALQQYGEMIPEILPPHLIQKYRLMPRKQAIAGIHQPSDTGEGQQARRRMVYEELFLFQLKMQAYRALNHGKMDGVVHTADNTTIREFVRSLPFELTDAQKKVELEILHDMRSPYCMNRLLQGDVGSGKTVVAAIALYTTVRSGNQGALMVPTEILAEQHMRSLQRMFQPFGVTVALLTGSVTGKKRKDVLASLQMGLTDIVVGTHALIQEEVFFRQLGLVVTDEQHRFGVNQRSVLRRKGYNPDVLTMTATPIPRTMAITAFGDMDVSTLSERPKGRIPITTHWVKHDMMDRVLGFIRREVDQGRQAYLICPLIEESDKLDVQNAIDLHVQMQQAFPQFKVGLLHGRMTSGEKDEVMRDFYSNDLQLLISTTVVEVGVDVPNATLMVIMDADRFGLSQLHQLRGRVGRGAHASFCILVADPKSEVGRERMEVMTDTEDGFEVARRDLDLRGPGDFFGTKQSGLPEFRLADMVADYEVVEQAREDAAALVSDASFWTSPSYSLLREHLRKEQVFQGDLID, from the coding sequence ATGAGTCTCGATCTGGACCAAATATCCGTGAGAAAGATCAACGGCGTGAGCGCCCTGAAGGAAGGGGAGCTTCACGCCTTTGGCGTCTCTACGGTCAAAGAATTGCTGGAATATTATCCATTCCGGTATGAGGATTACCGGCTTCGTTCACTGAGCGAGGTCAAGGATGGAGAGCGGGTAACGATACAGGCGAAAATTGCCGGTGCTCCTGTTCTTCAAAGGTATGGCGGCAAATCGCGTCTCACCTGCAAAATGCTGGCAGAGAACTGGATGTTCAGCGCAACGTGGTTTAACCGGCATTTTCTGAAGGAGCAGCTGACCGCAGGCCGTGAAATTGTATTGACCGGCAAGTGGGATCAGCGGCGGCTTCAGCTGACGGTGTCGGAATCGGATTTCCCGGACAAAGGCATCAGCCGCAGCGGTACGCTGCAGCCCGTGTATTCTATCGGCGGCAAAATTACGCAAGCCTGGATCCGCAAAACGATGAATCAAGCGCTGCAGCAGTACGGGGAGATGATCCCGGAAATCCTGCCGCCTCATCTGATTCAGAAATACCGCCTGATGCCGCGCAAGCAGGCAATCGCCGGGATTCATCAGCCCTCGGATACGGGCGAAGGGCAGCAGGCCCGGCGCCGAATGGTCTATGAGGAGCTGTTTTTGTTTCAGCTGAAGATGCAGGCCTACCGTGCCCTCAATCATGGCAAAATGGATGGCGTCGTACACACAGCCGATAATACTACGATTCGCGAATTCGTTCGCAGTCTGCCGTTTGAATTGACAGATGCGCAGAAGAAGGTTGAGCTTGAAATTCTGCATGACATGCGCTCGCCTTATTGCATGAATCGTCTGCTGCAAGGGGATGTCGGCTCTGGCAAAACCGTTGTCGCGGCGATTGCTCTCTATACCACGGTTCGTTCCGGCAATCAGGGGGCACTGATGGTGCCGACTGAAATATTGGCAGAACAGCATATGCGCTCGCTTCAGCGTATGTTCCAGCCGTTTGGTGTGACGGTGGCTCTGTTAACCGGCAGTGTGACCGGCAAGAAGCGGAAGGATGTACTGGCATCCCTTCAGATGGGACTCACAGATATTGTTGTCGGCACCCATGCACTGATTCAGGAGGAGGTATTCTTCCGGCAGCTGGGCCTGGTCGTTACTGACGAGCAGCATCGCTTCGGGGTTAACCAGAGAAGTGTGCTGCGCCGCAAAGGCTACAATCCGGATGTACTGACGATGACCGCGACGCCGATTCCGCGCACGATGGCTATTACTGCCTTCGGGGATATGGATGTCTCTACGCTGTCAGAGCGGCCCAAGGGCAGAATTCCGATTACGACGCACTGGGTCAAGCATGACATGATGGACCGGGTGCTTGGATTTATTCGCCGGGAAGTGGACCAGGGGCGTCAGGCATATCTGATCTGTCCGCTGATTGAGGAATCCGACAAGCTGGATGTGCAGAATGCTATTGATCTGCATGTGCAGATGCAGCAAGCTTTTCCCCAGTTTAAGGTAGGGCTGCTGCACGGAAGAATGACCTCGGGAGAAAAGGATGAGGTCATGCGGGATTTCTACAGCAATGATCTGCAGCTGCTCATCTCGACTACCGTTGTCGAGGTGGGCGTCGACGTGCCCAATGCGACGTTAATGGTCATCATGGATGCGGATCGTTTCGGATTGTCTCAGCTGCATCAGCTCCGCGGCCGGGTGGGCCGGGGTGCTCATGCATCGTTCTGTATCCTGGTAGCAGACCCCAAGAGTGAGGTCGGACGGGAGCGAATGGAGGTCATGACCGACACGGAGGATGGCTTTGAGGTCGCACGTCGGGATCTGGACCTTCGGGGTCCTGGCGATTTCTTCGGCACGAAGCAGAGCGGCCTGCCGGAATTCCGGCTTGCCGATATGGTAGCCGACTATGAGGTGGTCGAACAGGCCAGGGAGGATGCCGCTGCGCTGGTCAGCGATGCTTCCTTCTGGACATCCCCCTCGTATTCACTGCTTCGGGAGCATCTTCGGAAGGAGCAGGTGTTCCAAGGGGATCTGATCGACTAA
- a CDS encoding stage VI sporulation protein F, translating to MSYQQFGIHPQLVERVKQKMKNPPVKERVKGIVNPLTKQDLQNSAKVQQVVRQCSAILGENLTSVQEQQIVQFVLAQRIDPKNTFHLIKLWGMFR from the coding sequence GTGAGTTACCAGCAATTCGGTATTCATCCCCAGCTCGTGGAACGGGTCAAGCAGAAGATGAAGAACCCGCCCGTCAAGGAACGAGTTAAGGGCATCGTAAACCCTCTGACCAAGCAGGATTTGCAGAACAGTGCGAAGGTTCAGCAGGTTGTCCGTCAATGCTCGGCCATTCTCGGCGAGAATCTGACGTCAGTTCAGGAGCAGCAGATTGTACAGTTTGTGCTGGCTCAGCGGATTGACCCCAAGAACACCTTTCATTTGATTAAGCTGTGGGGCATGTTCCGCTAG